In one Myotis daubentonii chromosome 1, mMyoDau2.1, whole genome shotgun sequence genomic region, the following are encoded:
- the FCF1 gene encoding rRNA-processing protein FCF1 homolog isoform X2, with protein sequence MKRMLSLRDQRLKEKDRLKPKKKEKKDPSALKEREVPQHPSCLFFQYNTQLGPPYHILVDTNFINFSIKAKLDLVQSMMDCLYAKCIPCITDCVMAEIEKLGQKYRVALRIAKDPRFERLPCTHKGTYADDCLVQRVTQHKCYIVATVDRDLKRRIRKIPGVPIMYISNHRYNIERMPDDYGAPRF encoded by the exons ATGAAGCGAATGCTTAGTCTCAGAGATCAGAGGCT TAAAGAAAAGGATAGATTAAaacctaaaaagaaagaaaagaaagatcccAGTGCACTCAAAGAAAGAGAAGT cccccaacacccctcctgCTTATTCTTCCAATATAACACACAGCTAGGCCCACCTTACCACATCCTGGTTGATACCAACTTTATCAACTTTTCCATTAAGGCCAAACTGGACTTAGTGCAGTCAATGATGGATTGTCTCTATGCCAAGT GTATCCCTTGTATAACTGACTGTGTAATGGCTGAAATTGAGAAATTGGGGCAGAAGTATCGAGTGGCTCTAAG GATCGCCAAGGATCCAAGATTTGAACGATTACCATGCACACACAAAGGAACCTATGCAGATGACTGCTTAGTACAGAGAGTAACTCAG CACAAGTGTTATATTGTGGCCACAGTTGACCGGGACCTTAAACGAAGAATCAGGAAGATCCCTGGAGTTCCCATCATGTACATTTCTAACCATAG
- the FCF1 gene encoding rRNA-processing protein FCF1 homolog isoform X1 — MGKQKKTRKYATMKRMLSLRDQRLKEKDRLKPKKKEKKDPSALKEREVPQHPSCLFFQYNTQLGPPYHILVDTNFINFSIKAKLDLVQSMMDCLYAKCIPCITDCVMAEIEKLGQKYRVALRIAKDPRFERLPCTHKGTYADDCLVQRVTQHKCYIVATVDRDLKRRIRKIPGVPIMYISNHRYNIERMPDDYGAPRF; from the exons ATG gggaagcaaaagaaaacaaggaagtaTGCGACCATGAAGCGAATGCTTAGTCTCAGAGATCAGAGGCT TAAAGAAAAGGATAGATTAAaacctaaaaagaaagaaaagaaagatcccAGTGCACTCAAAGAAAGAGAAGT cccccaacacccctcctgCTTATTCTTCCAATATAACACACAGCTAGGCCCACCTTACCACATCCTGGTTGATACCAACTTTATCAACTTTTCCATTAAGGCCAAACTGGACTTAGTGCAGTCAATGATGGATTGTCTCTATGCCAAGT GTATCCCTTGTATAACTGACTGTGTAATGGCTGAAATTGAGAAATTGGGGCAGAAGTATCGAGTGGCTCTAAG GATCGCCAAGGATCCAAGATTTGAACGATTACCATGCACACACAAAGGAACCTATGCAGATGACTGCTTAGTACAGAGAGTAACTCAG CACAAGTGTTATATTGTGGCCACAGTTGACCGGGACCTTAAACGAAGAATCAGGAAGATCCCTGGAGTTCCCATCATGTACATTTCTAACCATAG
- the FCF1 gene encoding rRNA-processing protein FCF1 homolog isoform X3 translates to MGKQKKTRKYATMKRMLSLRDQRLKEKDRLKPKKKEKKDPSALKEREVPQHPSCLFFQYNTQLGPPYHILVDTNFINFSIKAKLDLVQSMMDCLYAKCIPCITDCVMAEIEKLGQKYRVALRIAKDPRFERLPCTHKGTYADDCLVQRVTQVQH, encoded by the exons ATG gggaagcaaaagaaaacaaggaagtaTGCGACCATGAAGCGAATGCTTAGTCTCAGAGATCAGAGGCT TAAAGAAAAGGATAGATTAAaacctaaaaagaaagaaaagaaagatcccAGTGCACTCAAAGAAAGAGAAGT cccccaacacccctcctgCTTATTCTTCCAATATAACACACAGCTAGGCCCACCTTACCACATCCTGGTTGATACCAACTTTATCAACTTTTCCATTAAGGCCAAACTGGACTTAGTGCAGTCAATGATGGATTGTCTCTATGCCAAGT GTATCCCTTGTATAACTGACTGTGTAATGGCTGAAATTGAGAAATTGGGGCAGAAGTATCGAGTGGCTCTAAG GATCGCCAAGGATCCAAGATTTGAACGATTACCATGCACACACAAAGGAACCTATGCAGATGACTGCTTAGTACAGAGAGTAACTCAG